In the genome of Pseudoliparis swirei isolate HS2019 ecotype Mariana Trench chromosome 3, NWPU_hadal_v1, whole genome shotgun sequence, one region contains:
- the cdc23 gene encoding cell division cycle protein 23 homolog, translating to MNMAALCSEFGDLVQIKKQLISVISLCKERGLLHSAKWASELAFALDRLPKDELPPSHPFTEEDAQDLDALTLAKSYFDLKEYDRAAYFLKGCCSRKAYFLYMYSRYLSGEKKKDDETVDSLGPLEKGQVRNEALRELRVELSKKHAAGELDGFTLYLYGVVLRKLDLLKESVEVFVDAIHALPLHWGAWLELSNLVTNIEMLKSLSLPDCWIKDFFMAHMYTELQMIKEALQKYQNLIEAGFSKSTYIISQIAVAYHNIRDIDQALALFNELREQDPYRIDNMDTFSNLLYVKTMKPELSYLAHNLVDIDKYRVETCCVIGNYYSLRSQHEKAALYFQRALKLNPRCLGAWTLMGHEYMEMKNTSAAIQAYRHAIEVNKRDYRAWYGLGQTYEILKMPFYCLYYYRKAHQLRPNDSRMLVALGESYEKLSQQVEAKKCYWRAYSVGDVEKMALLKLAKLHEQLTESDDAAKSYMLYIQDIFSCGEQLEHAEVSTALRYLGQYYFKNKLYDEASLCAQRCCDYNDAREEGKALLRQISQVRDQTETPSADLFAPLSDANTPVRRVSPLNLISFTP from the exons ATGAACATGGCGGCTCTCTGTAGTGAGTTTGGGGACCTGGTACAAATCAAGAAACAGCTCATATCGGTGATTTCGCTCTGTAAAGAAAGAGGACTTTTACACAGCGCCAAGTG GGCATCCGAATTGGCTTTTGCTTTGGACCGCCTTCCCAAAGATGAGTTGCCGCCGTCGCATCCGTTCACTGAG GAAGACGCACAAGACCTGGACGCTCTCACGCTGGCCAAATCCTACTTCGACCTGAAGGAGTACGACCGCGCCGCCTACTTTCTGAAAGGCTGCTGCAGCCGGAAGGCGTACTTCCTCTACATGTACTCTCGCTATCTG TCaggcgagaaaaagaaggaCGATGAGACCGTGGACAGCTTGG GTCCTCTGGAGAAGGGTCAGGTGCGCAACGAAGCCCTGCGAGAGCTGAGGGTGGAGCTCAGTAAGAAGCACGCTGCGGGAGAGCTGGACGGCTTCACCTTGTACCT gtACGGGGTGGTGCTACGAAAGCTCGACCTGCTGAAGGAGTCGGTGGAGGTGTTTGTGGACGCGATTCACGCACTCCCTCTTCACTGGGGAGCGTGGCTGGAGCTCAGCAACCTCGTCACCAACATCGAAATG cTGAAGTCCTTGTCCCTCCCAGACTGCTGGATCAAAGACTTCTTCATGGCCCACATGTACACGGAGCTGCAGATGATCAAAGAGGCGCTGCAGAAGTACCAGAACCTGATCGAGGCCGGCTTCTCCAAGAGCACCTACATCATCTCGCAGATCGCCGTCGCCTACCACAACATCAGAG ACATCGACCAGGCGCTGGCGCTCTTCAACGAGTTGCGGGAGCAGGATCCGTATCGCATCGACAACATGGACACGTTCTCCAACCTGCTCTACGTCAAA accatgaagccAGAGCTGAGCTACTTGGCCCACAACCTGGTGGACATCGACAAGTACAGGGTGGAGACGTGCTGCGTCATCG GGAACTATTACAGCCTGCGCTCTCAGCACGAGAAGGCGGCGCTGTACTTCCAGCGCGCCCTCAAGCTGAACCCGCGCTGCCTCGGCGCCTGGACCCTCATGGGCCACGAGTACATGGAGATGAAGAACACGTCGGCCGCCATCCAGGCCTACAG GCACGCCATCGAAGTGAACAAGCGGGACTACCGCGCCTGGTACGGCCTCGGCCAGACGTACGAGATCCTCAAGATGCCTTTTTACTGTTTGTACTATTATCGGAAGGCTCACCAGCTCAG GCCCAACGACTCGCGCATGTTGGTCGCGCTCGGGGAAAGCTACGAAAAGCTGTCGCAGCAGGTGGAAGCCAAGAAG TGCTACTGGAGAGCGTACTCTGTGGGCGACGTCGAGAAGATGGCTCTCCTGAAGTTGGCAAA GCTCCACGAGCAGCTGACGGAGTCGGACGACGCGGCCAAGTCCTACAtgctttacatccaggacatctTCTCTTGTGGG GAGCAGCTGGAGCACGCGGAGGTGAGCACGGCGCTGCGCTACCTGGGTCAGTACTACTTCAAGAACAAGCTGTACGACGAAGCGTCGCTCTGCGCGCAGCGCTGCTGCGACTACAACGAC GCCCGCGAGGAGGGGAAGGCTCTCCTGAGGCAGATCTCGCAGGTCAGGGATCAGACGGAGACGCCGTCGGCGGATCTGTTCGCGCCGCTGTCGGACGCCAACACGCCGGTGAGGAGGGTGTCGCCCCtcaacctcatctccttcacgCCCTGA
- the LOC130209856 gene encoding kinesin-like protein KIF20A: MALTLSSPCGYPFDEDEEMAVFESTAEEHGGPSRPRLPEISVISPGLDTRPSIADPKPSAKAAAARQGSCDEERVKVFLRIRPLTETERQRGEEQGCVAVQDEEALLLKAPKESQNMRTAERGITQSMHKFSFSKIFGPETTQQQFYECTMKTMVKDVLQGENRLLYTYGVTNSGKTYTIQGSGLEAGLLPRALVSLFRKLQGRLYGAMDLKPVLYQDVRRLDSGEIRMEENRRSALLKENENTTSRRAGNTSTWDSGIGGLSSTSNVATQLEDLDSVCLEPDGLSHSGADELADGVRFSVWVAYYEIYNEFLYDLLDAAPSAQPRKRITLRLSDDQQGNPYVKDLAWIQVRSAEEAWRILRAGRRNQSFASTHLNQNSSRSHSIFSIRVLHVRPEAESTHATHISELTVCDLAGSERCKEQRNGERMKEANNINTSLLTLGRCIAALRHNQNNKSRPPQVVPFRDSKMTRVLQGFFCGRGTSSMVVNINPCASIYDETLQALKFSAIATQLVHGPSTKTRVAYILALLREPAAGGNDSTALEESEEESEVEDGDITMLKTEALLQAIDVLKREVQRQREEKEALEAGVREEVVSEMMELISGMQDGFSETLEAERTLIEERYEDKITIIQKHLKIFYRQELTERDQEIEALSAALDQNKAADPEGPRRSRRLTAQAESGRLRGELDQCRGELLAKTRELTALKTQLAVPGSTVTITNAADRKLEEGQRNLRQLRLDLQRLGADLQSGERACCRNTGGERLRQALAAADETLAQQDQILLDLQNGFVIVKADLRRKALESLSQTHATTLPPPPPSSGHAPSPTPASCQKRGCPAPSPAKDAENRPPTEKRPFFQSLFPPHAPTANTTLGPSRNRTPRRPRASCVRASSRRPAAPPPSRHAAPPPSRPADSGGCTERVGGRPLWCYAGKRKAKKL; the protein is encoded by the exons ATGGCGCTGACTCTGTCCTCCCCGTGTGGATATCCCTTTGACGAGGACGAGGAAATGGCCGTCTTTGAGTCGACGGCAGAGGAGCACGGAGGCCCGTCTAGACCGCGTCTACCTGAGATCTCGGTCATCTCCCCCGGCCTGGACACCCGGCCTTCCATCGCAGACCCA AAACCGTCAGCGAAAGCTGCAGCGGCGAGACAGGGTAGTTGTGACGAAGAGAGGGTGAAGGTCTTCCTCCGCATCCGGCCGCTTACTGAGACGGAGCGTCAGAGGGGAGAAGAACAG gGCTGTGTGGCTGTCCAAGACGAAGAGGCACTGCTGCTCAAAGCGCCCAAAGAATCTCAGAACATGAGGACGGCGGAGAGGGGCATCACCCAGAGCATGCACAAGTTCAGCTTCTCAAAG ATCTTCGGGCCAGAGACCACGCAGCAGCAGTTTTACGAGTGCACGATGAAGACGATGGTGAAGGACGTGCTTCAGGGAGAAAACAGGCTCCTCTACACTTACGGCGTCACCAATTCTGGGAAGACGTACACCATACAAG GCAGCGGCCTCgaggccggcctcctgccccgGGCTTTGGTGTCCCTGTTCAGGAAACTGCAGGGTCGCCTCTACGGCGCCATGGACCTGAAGCCGGTCCTGTACCAGGACGTGAGGCGGCTCGACTCCGGAGAGATCAGGATGGAGGAGAACCGCCGAAGCGCTCTGCTTAAAGAG aaTGAGAATACGACTTCACGTCGAGCCGGGAACACGTCGACCTGGGACAGCGGCATCGGAGGACTCTCCTCCACGAGCAACGTCGCCACCCAGCTGGAAG ACCTCGACAGCGTGTGTCTGGAGCCCGACGGCCTCTCCCACAGCGGCGCGGACGAGCTGGCGGACGGCGTGCGGTTCTCCGTCTGGGTCGCCTACTACGAGATCTACAACGAGTTCCTGTACGACCTGCTGGACGCGGCGCCGAGCGCGCAGCCGCGCAAGAGGATCACGCTGCGGCTGAGCGACGACCAGCAGGGAAACCCCTACGTGAAGG ACCTCGCCTGGATCCAGGTCCGCAGCGCCGAGGAGGCGTGGCGGATCCTGAGGGCCGGGCGCCGCAACCAGAGCTTCGCCAGCACTCACCTGAACCAGAACTCCAGCCGCAG CCACAGCATCTTCTCCATCCGCGTCCTGCACGTCCGCCCGGAGGCGGAGTCGACCCACGCCACGCACATCAGCGA attgACTGTGTGTGATCTGGCCGGGTCCGAGCGCTGCAAGGAGCAGCGTAACGGCGAGCGGATGAAGGAGgccaacaacatcaacacctCGCTGCTGACGCTGGGGCGCTGCATCGCTGCTCTGAGGCACAACCAGAACAACAA ATCGCGGCCCCCTCAGGTGGTGCCCTTCAGGGACAGTAAGATGACCCGGGTCCTGCAGGGTTTCTTCTGCGGCAGAGGGACGTCCAGCATGGTGGTCAACATCAACCCGTGCGCCTCAATCTACGACGAGACGCTCCAGGCACTCAAGTTCTCCGCTATCGCTActcag CTGGTCCACGGCCCGTCCACAAAGACCCGGGTGGCCTACATCCTGGCACTTCTGCGCGAGCCGGCAGCGGGCGGTAACGACAGCACGGCGCTggaggagagcgaggaggagagcgaggtgGAGGACGGAGACATCACCATGTTGAAGACGGAG GCGCTGCTGCAGGCCATCGACGTGCTGAAGAGGGAGGTGCAGCGGCagcgagaggagaaggaggcgctGGAGGCCGGCgtgagggaggaggtggtgtcGGAGATGATGGAGCTCATCTCTGGGATGCAGGACGGATTCag TGAGACCTTGGAGGCGGAGAGGACTCTGATCGAAGAGCGGTACGAAGACAAGATAACCATCATCCAGAAACACCTCAAGATCTTCTACAGGCAGGAGCTGACG GAGCGCGACCAGGAGATCGAGGCGTTGTCCGCGGCGCTGGATCAAAACAAGGCGGCTGACCCCGAGGGTCCTCGCCGCTCCCGCCGCCTCACCGCTCAGGCGGAGAGCGGCCGGCTGCGTGGCGAGCTCGACCAGTGTCGCGGCGAGCTGCTCGCCAAGACTCGAG AGCTGACGGCGCTGAAGACGCAGCTCGCCGTCCCGGGTTCCACCGTCACCATCACCAACGCCGCCGACCGCAAGCTGGAGGAGGGTCAGCGG AACCTGCGTCAGCTGCGCCTGGACCTGCAGCGGCTCGGCGCCGACCTGCAGTCGGGCGAGCGGGCCTGCTGCCGCAACACGGGGGGGGAGCGGCTGCGGCAGGCGCTGGCGGCCGCCGACGAGACGCTCGCCCAGCAG GACCAGATCCTGCTGGACCTCCAGAACGGCTTCGTGATCGTGAAGGCCGACTTGAGGCGCAAGGCTCTGGAGAGCCTGTCCCAGACGCACGCCACCACCCTgcccccgccgccgccctcctcgggccacgccccctcccccACGCCGGCTTCCTGCCAGAAGAGGGgctgccccgccccctccccagcTAAAGACGCAGAGAACCGGCCGCCGACGGAGAAGAGGCCCTTCTTCCAGTCCCTCTTCCCACCGCACGCCCCAACCGCAAATACAACACTCGGGCCTTCGAGGAATCGAACGCCACGCCGTCCTCGCGCATCCTGCGTTCGCGCCAGCAGTCGCCGCCCcgcggcccctcccccctcgcgTCAcgcggccccgcccccctcacgCCCCGCGGACTCCGGGGGATGTACTGAGCGCGTTGGAGGGCGTCCTCTTTGGTGTTacgcaggaaaaagaaaagcaaaaaagtTGTAA